From Pseudovibrio sp. Tun.PSC04-5.I4, a single genomic window includes:
- a CDS encoding glycosyltransferase, translated as MKNLISYLVTVFNKENELPETLDCLRRQERLGGAQTEFIFVDDCSTDRSVEFLNSEAQRDPRVKVIENDRNFGPSVRINQAATFASGSYFIPLDADDFLPLNSTRVLLDMSGDRAAPLVFGQSKRGYKPSSRILTNAQTTVSNEPLTYCARKQIVHMGFLVEAALWKRAGGADERIFIQDQSLPLRLSANANRLAYIHDVVYWLRPRDGNNLSADTDQQNHDRFLAAYYQLEQQQISQDAKSALTRQIVSSRWKLERDRHRFASFASEPFLRYAANRLLPEVPITDQKLEKYKEQMLTAKKIRRM; from the coding sequence TTGAAGAATTTGATAAGTTATCTGGTGACAGTGTTTAACAAGGAAAATGAACTGCCGGAGACCCTAGATTGCCTTAGAAGACAAGAAAGACTGGGGGGCGCCCAGACAGAGTTTATATTTGTCGATGACTGTTCGACAGATAGATCGGTAGAGTTTCTCAATTCGGAAGCTCAAAGAGACCCTCGCGTAAAAGTAATTGAGAACGACCGGAATTTTGGCCCTTCCGTCAGAATCAATCAAGCTGCCACGTTTGCCTCAGGTAGCTACTTCATCCCTCTAGATGCCGACGATTTTCTCCCGTTAAATAGCACTCGTGTCCTCTTGGATATGTCTGGAGACCGTGCTGCGCCTCTCGTATTTGGCCAGTCCAAGAGAGGATACAAACCTTCAAGCCGCATTTTAACCAATGCACAGACCACAGTATCAAATGAACCCCTAACTTACTGCGCCAGGAAACAAATTGTGCACATGGGGTTTCTAGTGGAAGCTGCGCTCTGGAAAAGAGCTGGAGGAGCAGATGAACGTATATTTATACAGGACCAATCGCTCCCCCTCAGATTAAGCGCCAATGCCAATCGTCTGGCCTATATTCATGATGTTGTGTATTGGCTGCGCCCTAGAGACGGCAACAATCTCAGTGCAGATACTGACCAGCAAAACCACGATCGCTTCCTCGCTGCTTACTATCAACTTGAACAACAACAGATTTCACAGGATGCGAAATCTGCCCTTACCAGGCAGATTGTTTCATCCCGTTGGAAACTTGAAAGAGACAGGCATAGGTTTGCCTCATTTGCCTCTGAACCATTTCTTCGTTACGCGGCAAACCGACTACTTCCTGAAGTTCCGATCACGGATCAGAAGCTGGAGAAGTATAAAGAGCAGATGCTTACGGCAAAAAAAATAAGAAGAATGTAA